The following proteins are co-located in the Microplitis demolitor isolate Queensland-Clemson2020A chromosome 3, iyMicDemo2.1a, whole genome shotgun sequence genome:
- the LOC103574576 gene encoding uncharacterized protein LOC103574576, translating into MKLSNLFIFAVVAIALFSSSSSGKACAFTEDCWRWMRSWLPISCASDIDCTDVLSCSKGALICVNPCGSLKCGANETCVAKNHIGTCSVKNTSTCGWDLCCYLGW; encoded by the exons ATGAAGCTAAGCAACTTGTTTATCTTCGCAGTAGTAGCTATTGCACTATTTTCGTCATCATCTTCAGGAAAAGCTTGC gCTTTTACTGAAGACTGTTGGAGATGGATGCGATCATGGCTTCCAATATCCTGCGCTTCTGACATAGATTGTACTGATGTGTTGTCATGTTCAAAAGGTGCACTAATCTGCGTAAATCCATGTGGTTCACTAAAATGCGGAGCTAATGAGACATGTGTTGCAAAAAATCATATCGGTACTTGTTCAGtgaaaa atacatCTACTTGCGGATGGGATCTTTGTTGCTATTTAGGATGGTAA
- the LOC103574575 gene encoding uncharacterized protein LOC103574575 translates to MKLFVFTVVAIMLFSFPPSVKTNAWGNTILSWLIMFGGECNKCTDNQVCLSEGGNGWKCTTLEDAQCKLEKPNSTDWFSSSLSLKCSKPNTKAVYKHEGTTYCNWNPGNGLWG, encoded by the exons ATGAAGCTCTTTGTATTTACAGTAGTAGCCATTATGCTATTCTCATTTCCACCTTCAGTAAAAACTAAT GCTTGGGGAAATACAATACTATCATGGCTTATAATGTTTGGTGGTGAATGTAACAAGTGTACAGACAATCAAGTATGTCTTTCTGAAGGAGGGAATGGATGGAAGTGCACAA CTTTAGAGGATGCGCAATGTAAGTTAGAGAAACCAAATTCTACTGATTGGTTTAGTTCATCGCTGTCTTTAAAGTGCAGTAAGCCAAATACTAAAGCCGTTTACAAACATGAAGGAACTACTTATTGCAATTGGAATCCTGGAAATGGATTATGGggttaa